In Cotesia glomerata isolate CgM1 linkage group LG3, MPM_Cglom_v2.3, whole genome shotgun sequence, one genomic interval encodes:
- the LOC123260646 gene encoding scavenger receptor class B member 1-like isoform X4: MFCYAGLSVRIFTLMTLGLLGLTFGLLTFVIQPYELLFKLKVTFSNNGEIFELWRKPPVDLYLKVYLFNVTNHDRYMSGVDSKLKFQEVGPYVYKENLEHSNITFNDNGTVSAIPKHPLTYVPELSGGTEDDILYLPNIALLSIANVMRDASIITTWPLNALIKQTDSRPLVQMTAHEFMFGYKSSLVTLGNTFLPSWIKFEKLGLIDRMYDFDGDFETVYTGENDVRKTGLIDKYRGDINLPQWTGKCANVNGASDGAKFSSYIEPNDTLLFYRKSLCRSAKMVRTGEKDVKGLHTYKYKFMDNELDNGAKNPDNKCFCREGKCLQEGLIDVTDCYYGFPIALSYPHFYESDASLLEKVEGLEPKKDIHESYFYIQPKSGLPVDLAFRFQINMALQDISSISNVEGFSDLVLPLLWFEIGMYELPESMNNRFILYLNVLPVVQDVAIYALFLGGIIFLVWSIVKIMLYRPKGSPARPGQWFESDLQRKRLNFFNEKRNSFRAKPMDTYYNSLLEPKEEMTPMTAMVNTEFKEDLV, from the exons ATGTTTTGTTACGCTGGATTATCCGTTC GTATCTTCACATTGATGACCCTGGGTCTTCTTGGTCTTACTTTTGGTCTGCTAACATTCGTAATTCAGCCATATGAactactttttaaattaaaagtaacatTCAGCAATAATGgggaaatttttgaattgtggAGGAAGCCACCAGTTGATTTGTATCTCaaggtttatttattcaatgtgACTAATCATGACAGATACATGTCTGGAGTTGATTCCAAACTCAAGTTTCAAGAAGTTGGACCTTATGTTTACaa agagaATTTAGAGCATTCAAACATAACATTCAATGACAACGGAACAGTTTCCGCAATACCGAAGCACCCACTTACATACGTACCAGAATTAAGTGGCGGAACTGAAGATGATATTCTTTATTTGCCAAATATCGCTCTATTG AGTATTGCTAACGTAATGAGAGATGCTTCAATAATTACTACTTGGCCATTAAATGCTCTGATCAAGCAAACTGATTCACGACCGCTTGTACAAATGACAGCGCACGAATTCATGTTCGGTTACAAATCTAGTCTTGTTACCCTCGGTAACACTTTTTTGCCATCGTGGATTAAGTTTGAAAAACTTGGATTGATTGATAGG atgTACGATTTCGATGGTGACTTTGAGACTGTTTACACCGGTGAGAATGACGTAAGAAAAACAGGACTGATTGACAAATACAGAGGTGACATTAATCTACCTCAATGGACAGGAAAGTGTGCGAATGTCAATGGTGCAAGCGATGGAGCCAAATTTTCTAGTTACATTGAACCAAACGATACTCTTCTTTTCTACAGAAAAAGTCTTTGTCGAAGTGCCAAAATG gtGAGAACGGGTGAAAAAGATGTCAAAGGTCTCCATACAtacaaatacaaatttatGGACAATGAACTTGATAACGGAGCCAAAAATCCAGATAACAAATGTTTTTGCCGGGAAGGAAAATGCTTACAAGAAGGCTTGATAGATGTCACTGACTGTTACTACG GGTTCCCGATCGCTTTATCATATCCTCATTTCTACGAATCAGACGCTTCGCTTCTCGAAAAGGTAGAAGGACTCGAGCCCAAGAAGGACATACACGAATCATACTTTTACATCCAACCTAAATCAGGACTTCCAGTAGACTTAGCTTTTCGCTTTCAAATAAACATGGCTTTGCAGGACATAAGCAGTATTTCAAACGTCGAGGGTTTTTCCGACTTAGTGTTACCCCTCCTGTGGTTCGAAATC GGAATGTATGAGCTTCCAGAGAGCATGAATAACCGATTCATCTTGTACTTGAACGTGTTACCGGTAGTCCAAGATGTCGCTATCTACGCGCTCTTCTTAGGAGGAATAATCTTCCTCGTGTGGAGCATCGTGAAGATAATGTTGTACCGGCCAAAAGGGTCACCTGCAAGGCCAGGACAGTGGTTCGAATCCGATCTTCAACGCAAAAGACTGAACTTCTTTAACGAAAAACGGAATTCATTCCGCGCAAAACCTATGGACACTTATTACAATTCTTTGCTTGAACCCAAAGAAGAAATGACGCCTATGACTGCAATGGTTAACACAGAATTCAAAGAAGATCTTGTATAG
- the LOC123260646 gene encoding scavenger receptor class B member 1-like isoform X2, producing MQCSKCDGGKRVSTLPKRFELTQGIFTLMTLGLLGLTFGLLTFVIQPYELLFKLKVTFSNNGEIFELWRKPPVDLYLKVYLFNVTNHDRYMSGVDSKLKFQEVGPYVYKENLEHSNITFNDNGTVSAIPKHPLTYVPELSGGTEDDILYLPNIALLSIANVMRDASIITTWPLNALIKQTDSRPLVQMTAHEFMFGYKSSLVTLGNTFLPSWIKFEKLGLIDRMYDFDGDFETVYTGENDVRKTGLIDKYRGDINLPQWTGKCANVNGASDGAKFSSYIEPNDTLLFYRKSLCRSAKMVRTGEKDVKGLHTYKYKFMDNELDNGAKNPDNKCFCREGKCLQEGLIDVTDCYYGFPIALSYPHFYESDASLLEKVEGLEPKKDIHESYFYIQPKSGLPVDLAFRFQINMALQDISSISNVEGFSDLVLPLLWFEIGMYELPESMNNRFILYLNVLPVVQDVAIYALFLGGIIFLVWSIVKIMLYRPKGSPARPGQWFESDLQRKRLNFFNEKRNSFRAKPMDTYYNSLLEPKEEMTPMTAMVNTEFKEDLV from the exons ATGCAATGCAGTAAGTGCGATGGAGGTAAACGTGTTTCAACTTTACCTAAGCGATTCGAACTTACCCAAG GTATCTTCACATTGATGACCCTGGGTCTTCTTGGTCTTACTTTTGGTCTGCTAACATTCGTAATTCAGCCATATGAactactttttaaattaaaagtaacatTCAGCAATAATGgggaaatttttgaattgtggAGGAAGCCACCAGTTGATTTGTATCTCaaggtttatttattcaatgtgACTAATCATGACAGATACATGTCTGGAGTTGATTCCAAACTCAAGTTTCAAGAAGTTGGACCTTATGTTTACaa agagaATTTAGAGCATTCAAACATAACATTCAATGACAACGGAACAGTTTCCGCAATACCGAAGCACCCACTTACATACGTACCAGAATTAAGTGGCGGAACTGAAGATGATATTCTTTATTTGCCAAATATCGCTCTATTG AGTATTGCTAACGTAATGAGAGATGCTTCAATAATTACTACTTGGCCATTAAATGCTCTGATCAAGCAAACTGATTCACGACCGCTTGTACAAATGACAGCGCACGAATTCATGTTCGGTTACAAATCTAGTCTTGTTACCCTCGGTAACACTTTTTTGCCATCGTGGATTAAGTTTGAAAAACTTGGATTGATTGATAGG atgTACGATTTCGATGGTGACTTTGAGACTGTTTACACCGGTGAGAATGACGTAAGAAAAACAGGACTGATTGACAAATACAGAGGTGACATTAATCTACCTCAATGGACAGGAAAGTGTGCGAATGTCAATGGTGCAAGCGATGGAGCCAAATTTTCTAGTTACATTGAACCAAACGATACTCTTCTTTTCTACAGAAAAAGTCTTTGTCGAAGTGCCAAAATG gtGAGAACGGGTGAAAAAGATGTCAAAGGTCTCCATACAtacaaatacaaatttatGGACAATGAACTTGATAACGGAGCCAAAAATCCAGATAACAAATGTTTTTGCCGGGAAGGAAAATGCTTACAAGAAGGCTTGATAGATGTCACTGACTGTTACTACG GGTTCCCGATCGCTTTATCATATCCTCATTTCTACGAATCAGACGCTTCGCTTCTCGAAAAGGTAGAAGGACTCGAGCCCAAGAAGGACATACACGAATCATACTTTTACATCCAACCTAAATCAGGACTTCCAGTAGACTTAGCTTTTCGCTTTCAAATAAACATGGCTTTGCAGGACATAAGCAGTATTTCAAACGTCGAGGGTTTTTCCGACTTAGTGTTACCCCTCCTGTGGTTCGAAATC GGAATGTATGAGCTTCCAGAGAGCATGAATAACCGATTCATCTTGTACTTGAACGTGTTACCGGTAGTCCAAGATGTCGCTATCTACGCGCTCTTCTTAGGAGGAATAATCTTCCTCGTGTGGAGCATCGTGAAGATAATGTTGTACCGGCCAAAAGGGTCACCTGCAAGGCCAGGACAGTGGTTCGAATCCGATCTTCAACGCAAAAGACTGAACTTCTTTAACGAAAAACGGAATTCATTCCGCGCAAAACCTATGGACACTTATTACAATTCTTTGCTTGAACCCAAAGAAGAAATGACGCCTATGACTGCAATGGTTAACACAGAATTCAAAGAAGATCTTGTATAG
- the LOC123260646 gene encoding scavenger receptor class B member 1-like isoform X1, whose amino-acid sequence MKDLMSIWSRLAGRRYTSVHVNANHQVSSQNPEDSSDSDPSSLQSKSAIVVNQFFNNTLPVRSNSRRRWPRSIFTLMTLGLLGLTFGLLTFVIQPYELLFKLKVTFSNNGEIFELWRKPPVDLYLKVYLFNVTNHDRYMSGVDSKLKFQEVGPYVYKENLEHSNITFNDNGTVSAIPKHPLTYVPELSGGTEDDILYLPNIALLSIANVMRDASIITTWPLNALIKQTDSRPLVQMTAHEFMFGYKSSLVTLGNTFLPSWIKFEKLGLIDRMYDFDGDFETVYTGENDVRKTGLIDKYRGDINLPQWTGKCANVNGASDGAKFSSYIEPNDTLLFYRKSLCRSAKMVRTGEKDVKGLHTYKYKFMDNELDNGAKNPDNKCFCREGKCLQEGLIDVTDCYYGFPIALSYPHFYESDASLLEKVEGLEPKKDIHESYFYIQPKSGLPVDLAFRFQINMALQDISSISNVEGFSDLVLPLLWFEIGMYELPESMNNRFILYLNVLPVVQDVAIYALFLGGIIFLVWSIVKIMLYRPKGSPARPGQWFESDLQRKRLNFFNEKRNSFRAKPMDTYYNSLLEPKEEMTPMTAMVNTEFKEDLV is encoded by the exons ATGAAAGATTTAATGTCAATTTGGAGCCGGCTAGCTGGTCGACGTTATACGTCCGTACATGTTAACGCTAACCACCAAGTAAGCTCACAAAATCCCGAAGATTCTTCAGACAGTGATCCAAGTAGTCTTCAATCGAAATCCGCTATTGtagttaatcaattttttaataacacaCTACCAGTACGTTCTAATAGCAGGCGGAGATGGCCAAGGA GTATCTTCACATTGATGACCCTGGGTCTTCTTGGTCTTACTTTTGGTCTGCTAACATTCGTAATTCAGCCATATGAactactttttaaattaaaagtaacatTCAGCAATAATGgggaaatttttgaattgtggAGGAAGCCACCAGTTGATTTGTATCTCaaggtttatttattcaatgtgACTAATCATGACAGATACATGTCTGGAGTTGATTCCAAACTCAAGTTTCAAGAAGTTGGACCTTATGTTTACaa agagaATTTAGAGCATTCAAACATAACATTCAATGACAACGGAACAGTTTCCGCAATACCGAAGCACCCACTTACATACGTACCAGAATTAAGTGGCGGAACTGAAGATGATATTCTTTATTTGCCAAATATCGCTCTATTG AGTATTGCTAACGTAATGAGAGATGCTTCAATAATTACTACTTGGCCATTAAATGCTCTGATCAAGCAAACTGATTCACGACCGCTTGTACAAATGACAGCGCACGAATTCATGTTCGGTTACAAATCTAGTCTTGTTACCCTCGGTAACACTTTTTTGCCATCGTGGATTAAGTTTGAAAAACTTGGATTGATTGATAGG atgTACGATTTCGATGGTGACTTTGAGACTGTTTACACCGGTGAGAATGACGTAAGAAAAACAGGACTGATTGACAAATACAGAGGTGACATTAATCTACCTCAATGGACAGGAAAGTGTGCGAATGTCAATGGTGCAAGCGATGGAGCCAAATTTTCTAGTTACATTGAACCAAACGATACTCTTCTTTTCTACAGAAAAAGTCTTTGTCGAAGTGCCAAAATG gtGAGAACGGGTGAAAAAGATGTCAAAGGTCTCCATACAtacaaatacaaatttatGGACAATGAACTTGATAACGGAGCCAAAAATCCAGATAACAAATGTTTTTGCCGGGAAGGAAAATGCTTACAAGAAGGCTTGATAGATGTCACTGACTGTTACTACG GGTTCCCGATCGCTTTATCATATCCTCATTTCTACGAATCAGACGCTTCGCTTCTCGAAAAGGTAGAAGGACTCGAGCCCAAGAAGGACATACACGAATCATACTTTTACATCCAACCTAAATCAGGACTTCCAGTAGACTTAGCTTTTCGCTTTCAAATAAACATGGCTTTGCAGGACATAAGCAGTATTTCAAACGTCGAGGGTTTTTCCGACTTAGTGTTACCCCTCCTGTGGTTCGAAATC GGAATGTATGAGCTTCCAGAGAGCATGAATAACCGATTCATCTTGTACTTGAACGTGTTACCGGTAGTCCAAGATGTCGCTATCTACGCGCTCTTCTTAGGAGGAATAATCTTCCTCGTGTGGAGCATCGTGAAGATAATGTTGTACCGGCCAAAAGGGTCACCTGCAAGGCCAGGACAGTGGTTCGAATCCGATCTTCAACGCAAAAGACTGAACTTCTTTAACGAAAAACGGAATTCATTCCGCGCAAAACCTATGGACACTTATTACAATTCTTTGCTTGAACCCAAAGAAGAAATGACGCCTATGACTGCAATGGTTAACACAGAATTCAAAGAAGATCTTGTATAG
- the LOC123260646 gene encoding scavenger receptor class B member 1-like isoform X3, producing the protein MTEEVDTLNYSSFWSIFTLMTLGLLGLTFGLLTFVIQPYELLFKLKVTFSNNGEIFELWRKPPVDLYLKVYLFNVTNHDRYMSGVDSKLKFQEVGPYVYKENLEHSNITFNDNGTVSAIPKHPLTYVPELSGGTEDDILYLPNIALLSIANVMRDASIITTWPLNALIKQTDSRPLVQMTAHEFMFGYKSSLVTLGNTFLPSWIKFEKLGLIDRMYDFDGDFETVYTGENDVRKTGLIDKYRGDINLPQWTGKCANVNGASDGAKFSSYIEPNDTLLFYRKSLCRSAKMVRTGEKDVKGLHTYKYKFMDNELDNGAKNPDNKCFCREGKCLQEGLIDVTDCYYGFPIALSYPHFYESDASLLEKVEGLEPKKDIHESYFYIQPKSGLPVDLAFRFQINMALQDISSISNVEGFSDLVLPLLWFEIGMYELPESMNNRFILYLNVLPVVQDVAIYALFLGGIIFLVWSIVKIMLYRPKGSPARPGQWFESDLQRKRLNFFNEKRNSFRAKPMDTYYNSLLEPKEEMTPMTAMVNTEFKEDLV; encoded by the exons ATGACGGAAGAAGTGGATACCTTGAACTATTCAAGTTTTTGGA GTATCTTCACATTGATGACCCTGGGTCTTCTTGGTCTTACTTTTGGTCTGCTAACATTCGTAATTCAGCCATATGAactactttttaaattaaaagtaacatTCAGCAATAATGgggaaatttttgaattgtggAGGAAGCCACCAGTTGATTTGTATCTCaaggtttatttattcaatgtgACTAATCATGACAGATACATGTCTGGAGTTGATTCCAAACTCAAGTTTCAAGAAGTTGGACCTTATGTTTACaa agagaATTTAGAGCATTCAAACATAACATTCAATGACAACGGAACAGTTTCCGCAATACCGAAGCACCCACTTACATACGTACCAGAATTAAGTGGCGGAACTGAAGATGATATTCTTTATTTGCCAAATATCGCTCTATTG AGTATTGCTAACGTAATGAGAGATGCTTCAATAATTACTACTTGGCCATTAAATGCTCTGATCAAGCAAACTGATTCACGACCGCTTGTACAAATGACAGCGCACGAATTCATGTTCGGTTACAAATCTAGTCTTGTTACCCTCGGTAACACTTTTTTGCCATCGTGGATTAAGTTTGAAAAACTTGGATTGATTGATAGG atgTACGATTTCGATGGTGACTTTGAGACTGTTTACACCGGTGAGAATGACGTAAGAAAAACAGGACTGATTGACAAATACAGAGGTGACATTAATCTACCTCAATGGACAGGAAAGTGTGCGAATGTCAATGGTGCAAGCGATGGAGCCAAATTTTCTAGTTACATTGAACCAAACGATACTCTTCTTTTCTACAGAAAAAGTCTTTGTCGAAGTGCCAAAATG gtGAGAACGGGTGAAAAAGATGTCAAAGGTCTCCATACAtacaaatacaaatttatGGACAATGAACTTGATAACGGAGCCAAAAATCCAGATAACAAATGTTTTTGCCGGGAAGGAAAATGCTTACAAGAAGGCTTGATAGATGTCACTGACTGTTACTACG GGTTCCCGATCGCTTTATCATATCCTCATTTCTACGAATCAGACGCTTCGCTTCTCGAAAAGGTAGAAGGACTCGAGCCCAAGAAGGACATACACGAATCATACTTTTACATCCAACCTAAATCAGGACTTCCAGTAGACTTAGCTTTTCGCTTTCAAATAAACATGGCTTTGCAGGACATAAGCAGTATTTCAAACGTCGAGGGTTTTTCCGACTTAGTGTTACCCCTCCTGTGGTTCGAAATC GGAATGTATGAGCTTCCAGAGAGCATGAATAACCGATTCATCTTGTACTTGAACGTGTTACCGGTAGTCCAAGATGTCGCTATCTACGCGCTCTTCTTAGGAGGAATAATCTTCCTCGTGTGGAGCATCGTGAAGATAATGTTGTACCGGCCAAAAGGGTCACCTGCAAGGCCAGGACAGTGGTTCGAATCCGATCTTCAACGCAAAAGACTGAACTTCTTTAACGAAAAACGGAATTCATTCCGCGCAAAACCTATGGACACTTATTACAATTCTTTGCTTGAACCCAAAGAAGAAATGACGCCTATGACTGCAATGGTTAACACAGAATTCAAAGAAGATCTTGTATAG
- the LOC123261296 gene encoding phosphoglycolate phosphatase 2-like isoform X2: MHPKDISKMSTEEFKNFLDSFDTVFTDCDGVLWLNDTPINGALQSLQMLESYGKKVVFVSNHSARSVEDYIVKFRTMNYEATADQIILPSQAVIWYLKKIGFQGKAYVIATQRFREVLTDNGIEVVTGPLDIEENMTGILSVLKPDPEIKAVIIDFDINMNWARLLRAVSILRNENVIFLIGPRDKKLPISKTQSLIGPGCFIDIIINHTNRTPIEYAKPCENLKNFIFEQFNITNPQRYCQQTLNLHTYVDL; the protein is encoded by the exons atgCACCCGAAAGATATTAGCAAAATGTCAACCGAAgagtttaaaaactttttagatTCTTTTGACACTGTTTTCACTGACTGTGACG GTGTATTATGGCTCAACGACACACCTATAAATGGTGCGTTACAATCATTGCAAATGCTTGAAAGTTATGgcaaaaaagttgtttttgtGTCAAATCATAGCGCTCGTTCAGTAGAGGATTATATTGTCAAATTTCGAACAATGAATTATGAAGCAACTgct gaCCAAATAATTTTACCGTCACAAGCAGTCATTTggtatttgaaaaaaataggaTTCCAAGGCAAAGCCTATGTGATTGCAACTCAAAGATTTAGAGAAGTATTAACAGACAATGGTATTGAAGTAGTCACTGGg CCATTGGACATAGAAGAAAACATGACAGGAATATTGAGCGTTTTAAAGCCTGACCCTGAAATAAAAGCTGTTATTATTGATTTCGACATTAATATGAACTGGGCTAGACTTTTACGAGCCGTTTCGATACTTAGAAATGAgaatgttatatttttaattggtccaagagataaaaaattaccgaTCTCTAAAACACAGTCATTAATTG GTCCAGGATGTTTTATtgacataattataaatcataCTAATAGAACACCGATTGAATATGCGAAACcatgtgaaaatttgaaaaatttcatcttcGAACAATTTAATATCACTAATCCACAAAGAT ATTGTCAGCAGACATTAAATTTGCACACTTATGTGGATTTATAA
- the LOC123261296 gene encoding phosphoglycolate phosphatase 2-like isoform X1 yields the protein MHPKDISKMSTEEFKNFLDSFDTVFTDCDGVLWLNDTPINGALQSLQMLESYGKKVVFVSNHSARSVEDYIVKFRTMNYEATADQIILPSQAVIWYLKKIGFQGKAYVIATQRFREVLTDNGIEVVTGPLDIEENMTGILSVLKPDPEIKAVIIDFDINMNWARLLRAVSILRNENVIFLIGPRDKKLPISKTQSLIGPGCFIDIIINHTNRTPIEYAKPCENLKNFIFEQFNITNPQRCIFIGDSLSADIKFAHLCGFIKLWVSSGVDSEDAIKENCEIMPDYYLKNLGVMKTLNQQ from the exons atgCACCCGAAAGATATTAGCAAAATGTCAACCGAAgagtttaaaaactttttagatTCTTTTGACACTGTTTTCACTGACTGTGACG GTGTATTATGGCTCAACGACACACCTATAAATGGTGCGTTACAATCATTGCAAATGCTTGAAAGTTATGgcaaaaaagttgtttttgtGTCAAATCATAGCGCTCGTTCAGTAGAGGATTATATTGTCAAATTTCGAACAATGAATTATGAAGCAACTgct gaCCAAATAATTTTACCGTCACAAGCAGTCATTTggtatttgaaaaaaataggaTTCCAAGGCAAAGCCTATGTGATTGCAACTCAAAGATTTAGAGAAGTATTAACAGACAATGGTATTGAAGTAGTCACTGGg CCATTGGACATAGAAGAAAACATGACAGGAATATTGAGCGTTTTAAAGCCTGACCCTGAAATAAAAGCTGTTATTATTGATTTCGACATTAATATGAACTGGGCTAGACTTTTACGAGCCGTTTCGATACTTAGAAATGAgaatgttatatttttaattggtccaagagataaaaaattaccgaTCTCTAAAACACAGTCATTAATTG GTCCAGGATGTTTTATtgacataattataaatcataCTAATAGAACACCGATTGAATATGCGAAACcatgtgaaaatttgaaaaatttcatcttcGAACAATTTAATATCACTAATCCACAAAGATGTATTTTCATTGGCGATTC ATTGTCAGCAGACATTAAATTTGCACACTTATGTGGATTTATAAAACTATGGGTGAGCTCAGGAGTGGACTCGGAAGACGCTATCAAAGAAAATTGTGAAATCATGCCAGATTATTATCTAAAAAACTTAGGAGTAATGAAAACTTTGAaccaacaataa